GGCGGCCCGAACATCTTCATCAAGCGCGATGACTGCACCGGCCTGGCCACGGGCGGCAACAAGACGCGCAAACTCGAATTCCTGGTCGCCGAGGCCCTCGCGCAAGGCGCGGACACGCTGATTACCCAGGGTGCCGTGCAATCGAACCATGCCCGCCAGACCGTCGCCGCGGCGGCGCGCTTCGGCCTGCAATGCAAGATCCTGCTGGAATCCCGGGTGGCCGACGGCGGCGAGGATTACGAAGAATCCGGCAATGTAATGCTGGACCGCCTGCTCGGCGGCGAGATCGTCGCGCGCCTGCCGGCGGGCACCAACATGCAGAAGGCAATGGAAGACCTGGCCGCCGAACTGCGCGAGCGCGGCAACAAGCCCTATGTCATTCCCGGCGGGGGGTCGAACCCCGTCGGCGCCCTGGGCTATGTCGCCTGCGCCCAGGAACTCCTGACGCAGTCCTTCGAAATGGGCCTGCGGCTGGATTGCGTCGTGCACGCCACGGGCAGCGCCGGTACCCAGGCGGGCCTGGTGACGGGCCTGGCGGCCAGCAACAGCGGTATTCCCGTGATGGGCATCAGCGTGCGCGCGGCGCAGCAGCAACAGGAAGACAACGTCTGGAAGCTGGTACAGGCGACGCGCGACTACATGGGACTGCCCGCGGATTCGATCCGCCGCGAGGCCGTCATGGTGGATGCCGGCCACGTGGGCGGGGGCTACGGCGTGCCCACCGAGGGCATGATCGAAGCGGTGCGCCTGGCCGCCGAACTGGAAGGCATCCTGCTGGACCCGGTATATTCCGGCAAGGGTATGGCCGGCCTGATCGCGCAGATCCGCGCCGGCAAGTTCAGCGACGACCAGAACGTCGTCTTCGTGCACACGGGTGGATCGGCCGCGCTGTTCGCGTACCGCTCCACGTTCGACGCGGCCGGCAGCGCGCGCGCGAACGCCTGATCGGACACCGTCCTCCCGCTGGCGGGCGGACGGTTGTTTCGAGCGGGTCCATAAACCGACAAGGGGAAGTACCATGACCGAAAAACCCACGATCCCGCCGTCGCTTTCGCGCACGCGCCGGACATTGCTGAAAACCGGCGCCGCCGCGGCGGGCGTGATCCTCGGCGCCCCCCTGGCGCGGGCGGCCGATCGCGGCAAAGTCATCGTGCGCAGCCTGGGCGGCGCCTACGATGCCGCGATGAAGAAAGCCCTGCATGCGCCCTTCACGGAGGCGACCGGCATCGACGTCGTCCTGCAGACGGCGAGCGCGGGACAGGTACGGGCGATGGTGCAATCCGGCCGCGGCGGCCTGGACGTGGTGGACATCGGCCTGCCCAGCATGGTGGCCTTCGACGCCGACGGCATCCTGCAGCCGCTGGCCTACGACAAGATGACCTACACCCGGCCGCAGGACATCTACGACGCGGTACGCAAGCCCAATTACGTGGGCAGCCTGTATTTCGCCACGGTGCTGGTCTACAACACCCAGGCCTACTCGAAGGACCATCACCCGACCACCTGGGCGCAATTCTGGGACTTGAAAGCCTGGCCCGGCCCGCGCACCATCGCCAGCCAGTCGGCCGGTTCGGTGCCGCTGGAGTTCGCGATGCTGGCCGCCGGCAAGCCCATGGACAAGATCTACCCGATCGATCTGAACGAGGCGTATGCCTCGCTATCCAAGGTCAAGCCGGGCGTGGTCAAGTGGTGGGAAACCGGCGCGATTTCCGCGCAACTGCTGGAACGCAAGGAAGCGGTGCTGGGCGCGGTGTGGAATGGACGCGCGCAGGACCTGATCGACAAGGGCGCGCCGCTGGCCATCGAATGGAACCAGGCGCGGCGGGAGGTCCAGGGACTGGGCATCGTCAAGGGCGCCCCCAACGCGGCGAACGCCCAGAAGTACATCGACTTCGCGCTGCAGCCCAAGGTGCAGGCTGAGCTGACCCGCTACATCGCCTACGGTCCGACCAATCGCGCCGCCCTGCCGCTGATCAAGCCCGAGGATGCGCAGAAGCTGCCCAGCGTGCCGGAACACTACGACCATTCCTTCGACATGGATTACGCCTGGTGGCAGGCCAATCTTGCCGAGGTTGGCAAGCGCTGGCAGGCCTGGGTGCTGCAAGCCTGAGCGCGCGTCGGGACACCATCATGCGGAACACTCAACCACCGCCCTCGCCCACGGGGGCCGGGGATACGCGCGCGCGGCCGCGCATCGGCGCGGGCCTGTCGCTGCGCGCCGTCCATAAGCAATATGGCGCCTCCACCGTCGTGCGCGACGTGGACATGGAAATCCAGCCGGGCGAGTTCGTTACCCTGCTGGGCGCCAGCGGTTCGGGCAAAACCACCACGCTGATGATGATCGCGGGTTTCACCGATCCGACCTCCGGCGAGATCCTGATCGACGGCAAGTCGATGAACGGCATGGCGCCCGCCCAGCGCAACCTGGGGGTGGTCTTCCAGAACTACTCGCTTTTTCCCCACCTGACGGTGCGCCAGAACATCGCCTTTCCGCTGGAGATGCGCGGTGTGGGGCGCGCCGAGCGCGAGCGCCTGGTACGCCAGGCACTGGACATGGTGCACCTGCCCGACAAGGCCGGCAGCTATCCGCGCCAGCTGTCCGGCGGCCAGCAGCAGCGCGTGGCGCTGGCCCGCGCGCTGGTATTCGGCCCCCGGGTATTGCTGATGGACGAGCCGCTGGGGGCGCTGGACAAGAAGCTGCGCGAACACATGCAGCTGGAGATCAAGCGTATCCAGAACGAATTGGGCGCGACCGTCGTATATGTGACGCATGACCAGGAAGAGGCCCTGACGATGTCGGACCGCATCGCGGTGATGCAGCACGGGCGCATCGTACAGATCGGCAGCCCGTCCGACCTGTACGACCGGCCCGCCACGCGCTGGGTGGCGGATTTCGTCGGACTATCGAACTTCATCGAGACCCGGGTGCTGGAGGTTGGCGCGGACGGCATCGCGATCGTGCGCCTGCCCGACGGCAGCACCGCATCCGTGCCCGGCACGCCGTCCTTGCGGGCGGGTACCGACGCCACGCTGGTCCTGCGCCCGGAAAAGCTGCGCGTGGCCACGCCCGGCGCACCGGGAGGCCTGGAAAACCGCTTGCCGGCCAATGTGGCCGATTTGATCTACCTGGGCCATGCCACCCGGCGCCTCGTGCGCACGGCCGACGGCGCCACCTTGCAGGTGCAGGAGGCCAATCGCCACGGCGCGCCGCTGTTCGAGCCGGGACAACAGGTCGAGGTGCAATGGGCCCGCGAAGACGGCTGGCTGCTGGCCGGCGATGCGAGGGCGGCATGAACCCGCCCGTCCGCTCGTCCGGACAGGATGCGACGGGGGCCATGAACGAACCGTCCGGGCGGATCGCGCGCACGGCGGCCTCGCAAGATGCGGGCGCGCCGCGCGGCCGTCCCTGGCTATTGCTGGCCCCCGCGCTGATCTTCCTGGCGATCTTCTTCGTCTATCCCCTGTTGGGCATGCTGGCGCGCAGCCTGGCCGGCCCGCACCACGGTATCGGCCTGGCCAACTACGGGCGCCTGCTTGCCGAACCCGTCTGGCTGCAGATCATCTGGATCACCTTCCAGATCGGCCTGATGACCACGCTTTGCACGCTGGTCCTGGGCTATCCGCTGGCGTATCTGTTGTCCGCGCTGCGCCCGCGCACGGCCGGCCTGCTGATGATCCTGGTCATCGTGCCCTATTTCACCAGCATCCTGGTGCGCACCTATGCCTGGATGGTGCTGCTGGGAACCGATGGGATCCTCAATCGCCTGCTGGTGAGGCTGGGCGCGGTCGATGCGCCGATCCCGCTGATGTACAACCGCTTCGCGGTATTGCTCGGCATGACCTACGTACTGCTGCCGTATATGGTGCTGGCGCTCTACAGCGTGATGCGGGGCATCGACAGTTCGCTGCTGCGGGCGGCGCACAGCCTGGGCGCGAGCCGGCTGTCCGCCTTCACGCGGATTTTCCTGCCCTTGAGCATGCCCGGCGTGGCGGCCGGCGGCCTGATCGTCTTCATACTGAGCCTGGGGTTCTTCATTACCCCGGCGCTGATGGGCGGCGACCGCGACGCGATGATTTCCATGATCATCCAGCAGCAGGTGGAAACCTATTTCGATTGGCCGTTCGCCTCCACCCTGGCCACGGTGCTGCTCGCGCTGACGCTGGTGGCGTTCTTCGTGTACGAACGCGTGGTGGGCATGGAACATCTTTTCAGGGCGAAGCAGCGATGAAGGAACGCATGCCCGGCTGGTTCATCAGGATAGTCGGCGCCGTGGTGCTACTTTTCCTGGTGCTGCCCATCCTGATCATTTTCCCGCTGGCCGCGAGCCCGTCGGACTACCTGTCCTTTCCCCCCACGGGCATATCGTGGCGCTGGTTCGACGCCGTGCTGTCGGACCCGGGCTGGATGGCCTCGCTGCGGCTGAGCCTGGGCGTGGCGCTGGCGTCCACGCTGTGCGCGGTGCTATTGGCCCTGGCGGCGGCGCTGGCGCTGGTACGCATGGACTTCCGCGGCAAGCGGCTGGTGTATGCGCTGGTGCTGCTGCCGATGATCGTGCCCCACATCATCACCTCCATCGCGGTGTATTTCTTTTTTTCGTCCGCCGGCATTCCGGCGCTGGCCGGCATGATCATCGGGCACGTCGCGCTGGCGATCCCGGTCGCGACCATCATCCTCTCGGCCACGCTGCAGGCCTTCGACATCCGCCTGGAACAGGCCGCGCAAAGCCTGGGCGCAAGCCGGCTGGTGGCGCTGCGGCGCATCACCCTGCCCCTGATCGCGCCCGGTATCGCCGCCGCGGCGATCTTCGCCTTCCTGAGCTCGTTCGACGAGCTGCTGGTGGCGCTGTTCCTGTCCTCGCCCGAACAGCAGACCCTGCCGGTGCGGATATGGAACGCCGTGCAGTTCCAGCTCGACCCGACCATCGCCGCCGTCAGCGCGCTGCTGATCGTCTTCTCCGCCGCCGCGCTGGCCGCGGGCAACTTCCTGCAACGCAAGGAGCAAGCATGACCGCCGCCATTCCGCTTTTCGACCGCGCCGAGTTTCTCGATCGCCTGGAAAGGCTGCGGCAGTCGATGCGGGAGCGGTCCGCCGACGTCATGCTGCTGGACGATATCGAGATCCTGGCCTACTTCACCGGCTATGAAAGGTCCATCAGCTACTACCGCGCGTGCCTGGTGCCCCTGGAGGGCGAGCCGCTGATGGTACTGCGCAGCCTGGACGCGGCGCCCTTTCTGGAAACGGCGTGGTTCGACCAGCATGTCGGCTACGCCGACGCGGAAGACCCGGTCGCGCTGCTGGCCACGGAGATCGCGCGGCGCTGGGGCACCGGCGTGCGGCTGGGCATGGACTTCGGCAGCCATGGCATGACCGTGGATGTCTACCGCCGGCTCCAGGCCGCGCTGCCCGGCGCGGCCTTCGTGGACATGACCAACGTACCCTGGGAACTGCGCCTGCTCAAATCGCCGCTGGAGATCCGCCACATCGAACAGGCCAGCGCCATCGCCGACCGGACGATGCGCGAGATGACGGAACGCGCCAGGCCGGGAATGAGCGGCCGCGACCTGGCGGCCTACGCGGCCTGCCGCTATATCGAGCTGGGCGCCCTGCCCGGCCACGTCGGGCCGATCACCTACGGCAAGGGCTGGGGCTTCCTGCACGGGCATTTGCACGACACGCCGATGCAATCGGGCGACGTCCTGCACATCGAACTGGTGCCGCGCTTTCGCGGTTACAGCGCGCGCCTGATGCGCAGCGTCGTCATGGGCAGGCCCAGCGACGAACAACGCGAGACCGCCGAACGCCTGGCGGCGCTGCAGGACGCGCAGATCGCCGCCATGGTCCCGGGCGCTTCGGCGCGCGACATCGACGCCCTGCTGCGCGACGGCGTGGTGCGGGCCGGCCTGCGCGACACCTACGAGAACATCACGGGCTATACGCTGGGCTATTACTCGCAGCAGCCGGTGCGTTCCAGCGACTTCACGCGGGTGTTCGGTCCGCATGCCGACTGGACGCTGCAGGCCGGCATGGTTTTTCATATGTACACCTCGGCCAAGGGACTCGCATTCAGCGAGACCGTGCTGGTGGAGTCGGACGGGCCGCGACGCCTGACGCGGTTGGAACGCAAGCTGTACGCCACGGAATAAGCCGCCATGGAACACGCCGCACTGATTGCCGCCCTGGACGAGCAGGCCAGCCTGGAATTCCTGGCGCAAATGATCCGCTTCAAGAGCTACAGCGCCACGCCGGGCGAGCGCGAGCTCGCCGAGTTCATGGTCGACCGCATGAACGCCATCGGGCTGCAGGCCGAACTGACCCCCGTGCCCGGCGGCCGCGTCAACGCCATCGGCCGCTGGCGCGGCACGGGCGCGGGGCCCGGTGCCAGCCTGCTGTTCAATGGCCATCTGGATACCAATCCCGTCAGCGAGGGCTGGACGGTCGATCCCTGGGGCGGACTGTACGACGACGCCTTCATCTACGGCATCGGCGTCTCGAACATGAAGGCCGGCGATGCCGCGTACTACTGCGCGGTCAAGACCCTGATCGACCAGGGCGTGCGGTTGCCCGGCGATGTCGTGCTGACCTACGTGGTGGGTGAACTGCAAGGCGGTATCGGCAGCGTGGCCGCCATCGAGCAAGGGGTGGCGGCGGATTACTTCATCAATGCCGAGCCCACGGATGTCCAGGCGCTGACCATGCATGCCGGGTCCTTTGTGTTCGTGATCGAGATAACCGGCAGCACGCGTCACCTGTCCAAGCGCGAGGAGGCCGCCGACGCCATCGCGGCGGGCTGCTGGCTGGTGCCGCGCATCAATGCGATGACGTTTTCCGGCGCGGCCGGGCCGGAGCACCGCTCCATCAACCGCGCCAACGTAGGCGTCATGCGCGGCGGGCTGGGCCGCGAGATGCTGGAATGGCGTGCCCCCCAGGTCGCGGATTTCGTGCGCATACAGGGATCGGCGCGCTATGCGCCCGGCCAGACGGAAGACGGCGTCATGGCGGACCTGCGCGGCCTGCTGGACGAAATGGAAGGCATGTTCCCCGGCATACGCGCCAGCGTCTCGATCAACCGCAGCGATAACCGGCCGACCATGCTGCCTTTCCAGGTGGACCCGCAATCGCGCATCGTGCGGGCCGTGAACGACGCCTACCGTGCCGTGCGCCATGCGGACCAGCCGACCGGCGCCCTGCGCCCGCCCGCCTTCTACGGCACGGACGCGGCGCACTTCTACCAGCGCCTGGGAATGCCGGGCATCGTTTGCGGACCCGGCGGCAAGTACAACACCATGCCGGACGAACGGGTGGACATCCCCGACTATCTCGATGCCATCCGGGTTTACATGCTGGCCATCCTGGATATCTGCGGCCGCTAAGACAGCGGCCGCGCCACGCGCGCATATACTTGCCGGACCCCAATTTTGCGGAGCAACGCGTGGACCGGCTACATGGCATGAAGACCTTCGTCACCGTGGTCGAGAGCGGCGGCTTCACGGCGGCCGCGCGCAAGCTCGATGTGTCGCTGTCGGTCGTCAGCCGCGTGATCACCGAACTGGAGGCCCATCTGGGCGTGCGGCTGCTGACGCGCACGACCCGCGTCGTTCGCCCCACCGAAACCGGTACCGCGTACTTCGAGAACTGCAAGCGCATCCTGGACGAGATCGAAGAAGCGGAACTGACGGCGGCGGGCACGCACGCCGCCCCGCGCGGCGATCTGGTCGTCACGGCGCCCGTGTTGTTCGGGGCGCGCCACGTCACCCCCATCGTGGTCGAGTACCTGCAACGCTATCCCGAGGTCGACGTCCAGAGCCTGTTCCTGGACCGCAATGTGAATCTCATCAACGAAGGCGTCGATGTCGGCGTGCGCATCGGCGAGCTGCCCAGCTCGTCGCTGCAGGCCATCCCCGTGGGCCGCGTGCGGCGGGTGGTATGCGCATCGCCGTCGTATTTGCAGGAACACGGCACGCCGCGCACGCCCGCCGACCTGCTTTCGCACACGCTGATCCAGACCACCGCGGTCAACGCGCTGGCCGAATGGCGCTTCCAGGAAGAAGGTGAAACCAGGCCGCTGCGCTTCACCCCGCGCTTCGCGACCTCGACCAATGACTCGGCGATCGCCGCCGCGGTGGCCGGGCTGGGGCTGGCCCGCGTGCTGTCCTATCAGGTGGCGGGCGAACTCTGGGATGGCAAGCTGCGCGTGGTCCTGGCCGACTACGAGCAGCCGACATTGCCGATCCACGTGATCCATCGTGAAGGCCGCCACGCGATGCAGAAGGTCCGCGCCTTCCTGGACCTGGCGATCGACCGTTTGCGGGGCGACAAGTCCCTCAATTGAGCTGACGGGTCCGCTCCGGCGGTTTCGGGGGCCGATCCAGCCGCCATGTCCTGCCTGGCGGTTTCCAGGTCGATTCGTGGCGATTATTGCAAATTTAAGAAGAATGCCTTCTGTCGGCGGGGGGTTTTCGTGGGAATGCGCCCTCCTATGATTCGTTCCAGCACGACATTACGTGCGAAAAACGCAACCAAAGGACCCGCCATGAAACTCTACCACCACCCGCTCTCCGGCCATGCCCACCGCGCCCGCCTGTTCCTGTCGCTGATCGGCCAGCCTGTGGAACTGATCGAAGTCGACCTCGCCAGCCGCGCGCACAAGCATGCCGATTTCCTGAAGATCAACCCGTTCGGCCAGGTGCCCGTCCTGGTCGACGGCGACGTGGCGGTACCCGACTCCAACGCGATCCTGGTGTATGCCAGCAAGAAGCTCGGCAAGACCGATTGGCTGCCGGAATCGCCCGCCGAAGCCGCCGCCGTGCAGCGCTGGCTCTCGGTGGCCGCCGGCGACATCGCCTTCGGCCCGGCCGCTGCGCGCCTGGTGACCGTGTTCGCGGCAACGTTGGACGCGGATGCCGCCATCGCCCGCGCCCACGTCGTCCTCAAGCGCATGGACGACGCGCTGGCCGACAGGAACTGGATCGCCGCCGACCATCCCACCATCGCCGATGTGGCGCTGTACAGCTACACGGCCCGCGCGCCGGAAGGCTTCGTCGACCTGGCGGATTACCGCAACGTGCGGGAATGGCTGGCGCGCGTGGAAGCATTGCCCGGCTTCGTCGACTTCCAGAAGACCCCGGTCGGATTGG
Above is a genomic segment from Bordetella genomosp. 11 containing:
- a CDS encoding D-cysteine desulfhydrase, with amino-acid sequence MLHLAAYPRVRLGHFPTPLEPLPNLSRHLGGPNIFIKRDDCTGLATGGNKTRKLEFLVAEALAQGADTLITQGAVQSNHARQTVAAAARFGLQCKILLESRVADGGEDYEESGNVMLDRLLGGEIVARLPAGTNMQKAMEDLAAELRERGNKPYVIPGGGSNPVGALGYVACAQELLTQSFEMGLRLDCVVHATGSAGTQAGLVTGLAASNSGIPVMGISVRAAQQQQEDNVWKLVQATRDYMGLPADSIRREAVMVDAGHVGGGYGVPTEGMIEAVRLAAELEGILLDPVYSGKGMAGLIAQIRAGKFSDDQNVVFVHTGGSAALFAYRSTFDAAGSARANA
- a CDS encoding ABC transporter substrate-binding protein; its protein translation is MTEKPTIPPSLSRTRRTLLKTGAAAAGVILGAPLARAADRGKVIVRSLGGAYDAAMKKALHAPFTEATGIDVVLQTASAGQVRAMVQSGRGGLDVVDIGLPSMVAFDADGILQPLAYDKMTYTRPQDIYDAVRKPNYVGSLYFATVLVYNTQAYSKDHHPTTWAQFWDLKAWPGPRTIASQSAGSVPLEFAMLAAGKPMDKIYPIDLNEAYASLSKVKPGVVKWWETGAISAQLLERKEAVLGAVWNGRAQDLIDKGAPLAIEWNQARREVQGLGIVKGAPNAANAQKYIDFALQPKVQAELTRYIAYGPTNRAALPLIKPEDAQKLPSVPEHYDHSFDMDYAWWQANLAEVGKRWQAWVLQA
- a CDS encoding ABC transporter ATP-binding protein: MRNTQPPPSPTGAGDTRARPRIGAGLSLRAVHKQYGASTVVRDVDMEIQPGEFVTLLGASGSGKTTTLMMIAGFTDPTSGEILIDGKSMNGMAPAQRNLGVVFQNYSLFPHLTVRQNIAFPLEMRGVGRAERERLVRQALDMVHLPDKAGSYPRQLSGGQQQRVALARALVFGPRVLLMDEPLGALDKKLREHMQLEIKRIQNELGATVVYVTHDQEEALTMSDRIAVMQHGRIVQIGSPSDLYDRPATRWVADFVGLSNFIETRVLEVGADGIAIVRLPDGSTASVPGTPSLRAGTDATLVLRPEKLRVATPGAPGGLENRLPANVADLIYLGHATRRLVRTADGATLQVQEANRHGAPLFEPGQQVEVQWAREDGWLLAGDARAA
- a CDS encoding ABC transporter permease, with protein sequence MNPPVRSSGQDATGAMNEPSGRIARTAASQDAGAPRGRPWLLLAPALIFLAIFFVYPLLGMLARSLAGPHHGIGLANYGRLLAEPVWLQIIWITFQIGLMTTLCTLVLGYPLAYLLSALRPRTAGLLMILVIVPYFTSILVRTYAWMVLLGTDGILNRLLVRLGAVDAPIPLMYNRFAVLLGMTYVLLPYMVLALYSVMRGIDSSLLRAAHSLGASRLSAFTRIFLPLSMPGVAAGGLIVFILSLGFFITPALMGGDRDAMISMIIQQQVETYFDWPFASTLATVLLALTLVAFFVYERVVGMEHLFRAKQR
- a CDS encoding ABC transporter permease, coding for MKERMPGWFIRIVGAVVLLFLVLPILIIFPLAASPSDYLSFPPTGISWRWFDAVLSDPGWMASLRLSLGVALASTLCAVLLALAAALALVRMDFRGKRLVYALVLLPMIVPHIITSIAVYFFFSSAGIPALAGMIIGHVALAIPVATIILSATLQAFDIRLEQAAQSLGASRLVALRRITLPLIAPGIAAAAIFAFLSSFDELLVALFLSSPEQQTLPVRIWNAVQFQLDPTIAAVSALLIVFSAAALAAGNFLQRKEQA
- a CDS encoding M24 family metallopeptidase is translated as MTAAIPLFDRAEFLDRLERLRQSMRERSADVMLLDDIEILAYFTGYERSISYYRACLVPLEGEPLMVLRSLDAAPFLETAWFDQHVGYADAEDPVALLATEIARRWGTGVRLGMDFGSHGMTVDVYRRLQAALPGAAFVDMTNVPWELRLLKSPLEIRHIEQASAIADRTMREMTERARPGMSGRDLAAYAACRYIELGALPGHVGPITYGKGWGFLHGHLHDTPMQSGDVLHIELVPRFRGYSARLMRSVVMGRPSDEQRETAERLAALQDAQIAAMVPGASARDIDALLRDGVVRAGLRDTYENITGYTLGYYSQQPVRSSDFTRVFGPHADWTLQAGMVFHMYTSAKGLAFSETVLVESDGPRRLTRLERKLYATE
- a CDS encoding M20 family metallopeptidase, giving the protein MEHAALIAALDEQASLEFLAQMIRFKSYSATPGERELAEFMVDRMNAIGLQAELTPVPGGRVNAIGRWRGTGAGPGASLLFNGHLDTNPVSEGWTVDPWGGLYDDAFIYGIGVSNMKAGDAAYYCAVKTLIDQGVRLPGDVVLTYVVGELQGGIGSVAAIEQGVAADYFINAEPTDVQALTMHAGSFVFVIEITGSTRHLSKREEAADAIAAGCWLVPRINAMTFSGAAGPEHRSINRANVGVMRGGLGREMLEWRAPQVADFVRIQGSARYAPGQTEDGVMADLRGLLDEMEGMFPGIRASVSINRSDNRPTMLPFQVDPQSRIVRAVNDAYRAVRHADQPTGALRPPAFYGTDAAHFYQRLGMPGIVCGPGGKYNTMPDERVDIPDYLDAIRVYMLAILDICGR
- a CDS encoding LysR family transcriptional regulator; translated protein: MDRLHGMKTFVTVVESGGFTAAARKLDVSLSVVSRVITELEAHLGVRLLTRTTRVVRPTETGTAYFENCKRILDEIEEAELTAAGTHAAPRGDLVVTAPVLFGARHVTPIVVEYLQRYPEVDVQSLFLDRNVNLINEGVDVGVRIGELPSSSLQAIPVGRVRRVVCASPSYLQEHGTPRTPADLLSHTLIQTTAVNALAEWRFQEEGETRPLRFTPRFATSTNDSAIAAAVAGLGLARVLSYQVAGELWDGKLRVVLADYEQPTLPIHVIHREGRHAMQKVRAFLDLAIDRLRGDKSLN
- a CDS encoding glutathione S-transferase family protein — its product is MKLYHHPLSGHAHRARLFLSLIGQPVELIEVDLASRAHKHADFLKINPFGQVPVLVDGDVAVPDSNAILVYASKKLGKTDWLPESPAEAAAVQRWLSVAAGDIAFGPAAARLVTVFAATLDADAAIARAHVVLKRMDDALADRNWIAADHPTIADVALYSYTARAPEGFVDLADYRNVREWLARVEALPGFVDFQKTPVGLAA